ATGGCTTTTTTTTCCATCAATATTTCAAGACGTTTGAGTAAGAGATCTTTAGGAAAGGGTTTGTTGAGGTAGCCATCAGGACGGTATTCGACGGCGGCCATGACCATGCTTTGGGTGTTTTCAGCGGTGATCATAATGTAGATGGTGCCATAAGGGATTAAATGGCGGTGCATGATTTCTTCAAGTAATTGTTGGCCGTTTTGACCTTCACCCAGATTATAGTCACATAAAATCACATCAAATTTATTATAAGTAACTTTTTTCAGAGCTTCTTTGGCATCCTTAGCATCCTGTATTTCTTTGGCACCGCAACTGACTAGAATTGAGCGTAGCATAGAGCGGTAATTGCCGAAATCATCGACAATCAAAAAACGTATTTTTTCAAGATCTAAACGAGCCATAGATAACTTAGAATGTGATTAAAGACCTCTTAAGAATAGCAAATAATGGCTCAATAACAAGTTCCGATGGATGTTTCTAGTTTTTAGTCCTGTTTGGGATAAATGCCTAATGCAGGTCATCTTCTGTGCCATTGACATCTACTTGTCCTGACATGCGGCGACGAATATGCGACCAGGACATGCCGATGGCCAGTACCATGGAAAGTAAGGTCAGGATAATATAAGTAATGGTTTGGATATTATCAGCAGGAACTATTTCCCAATCGATCACCATCCATAAGAGCGTGCCGAAGAACGCAAAGGCTAAAATCAGGCCGATTAAACCCAATGAACTAATAGTGGCGCGAATATAAACCACCCAGCCAATGATAAGGATGATTCCAGCAAATGCCATCAGTGGTTCAAAACCGGACTCCAGGCCAGTGAGCGCCCAGTCAAAAAAGGAATAGCCACTGGGGTTATAGGTCGCAAAAACTAAAATAAGAGCAAAAAACAGTCGAACTAAAAAACTTTCCAGACTAAATCCGTGACGAGCCATAGGGTGAACCTTTTATTATATAGGGTATGAACAGAGCCGCTTATTTTACTAAAAAATACACCAGAATCAAATTTATCAGCAATGATGCAATACTGATGCTGCGCCAGACTAGAAGCGGATTACGCTCAATCAAAGGAACTGCGGTGTTATTAAGAAAATGCGGATTGGGATGTTGTAAGTCATGCAAAAATTCAAATACATCCTCATGACGCATTTTAATATCTAAGGATAAGGCTTTTTTTATCGCCCCGTCCATCCAATTAGGTACCATGGTATTGGCATGGATACTATCGACATACTGTAGTTGCGAGAGTTGTCGGTAATTTGCTTTCTCAGGCATGTCTTTGCCGAAGGGAAGTTTATTGTTTAATAATTCGTAGGTGATGACTGCCAACGAATAAAGATCGCTACGCTCTCCCCCAGAATGCCCCAAGTAAAATTCTGGGGCGCTATAATTAATTGTACCGAGCAAAACATCCTCGTCAGAATTTTTTTTCATTTCATTAATACCGGCAATTTTGATCGAGCCAAAATCAATTATTTTAACTTTTCCTTCAGGGCTGATAATGATGTTTTCCGGTTTTAAATCCTGATGCAGCATTTCCAAACGATGAAAGGCACGTAAACCACGGGCAATTTGTTCAACTATGGGCAATACCAGTTCAATCGAAGGCAGTGGGTTTTGTTTCATCCATTCTCGTAGGCTGACACCTTCGAGATATTCGGTGACATAGTAGAGTGCACGTGCCTTTTGTTTGGGACTAATAACCTCTAAAACATAGGGTGACTTTATCCGTTTGCCAGCCCATTCTTCATGTAAAAACTGTTCGATAAAATGCTCGTCATCTTCATAATTAATAGACGGTGCTTTAAGAATAACGTGGCTATCTGTTTTTACATGTAAGGCAGTGTAAACATGAGTTCGCTTGCTAGCATGGATTTCTTTGAGGATCTTGTAGCCATCGAATATCATGCCCTTCTCCAATGGCGGAGGGAAGGGCAGTTCATGGGCTTTTTGCAACATTTCCTCTTCTTCAGGAAGCGGTAAATTGGTGATTTTCAGTAATTGTAAACTGAGATTGTCATCACATTGATTGTCACTGGCTAATTGGGCAATTTCAGCGCATTTTTGTTGTAATAAATCATTGTCATAGCTGCTATTATCGGAACTTGTGAGGATTTCCCGTAACTTTTTTGTGGTAATAAAGTCATGGATGCCATCAGTGGAAAGCAGAAATATATCGTCTTTTTCCAAGGGCACTTTGCGGTAATCAATATCCAAATGCAGATCTATACCCATCGCCCGATTAAGATAATTTTTTTCGTCGGACACCCACACCCGATGATCGCGGGTTAATTGTTCCAATTCACCATCACGCAGGCGGTAAACGCGCGAGTCACCGATATGAAAAATATGTGCGGTGGCAGACTTTAAAATCACAATCGTCAGAGTCGTGACCATACCCTTAGTGCTTTGATAATCAGTATGACCACGACTATAAAGCCAGTTATTCAATGCGGAGATAATTTTTTGCGAGGAATTTTGTACAGTCCAGGAATCGGGGGTACTATAATAATCGGTAATAAAACCATTCACACAAGCATGGCTCGCTTCTTTGCCTGCCTCACTGGAGCTCATGCCATCAGCAATGGCAATGACTATACCTTTGTTTTTTAATGCGTGGCCTTCAGGCACCAGAGAAGAAAGACAATCATCATTATCGGCCTTGACTCCTTTATCACTAAAAGAACCAATATTAATTTCAAGTTTAGGGGTCATAAATAGCTGCCGGATAATGGTTTTGAGGAACTTTGGAAGATCACAGTTTACAGGAAAATAGTGAACTAAAAAAGAGGGTGCATACAGTGGACCCCATTGTCAAGACAGCTTTCTCAAATATTAAGATATAATTCTGTTGGTTATTTATAGTATTAGTCTTATCCACATATCCACAGGTCTGCCAGTAGTCCAGAGACGCTTGCGATATATCTCAGGGCTACTGGCTTGGCCTGTGGATATGTGGACAAGGCGGTTGCCAGTAAAGTTGATTATCCTCTCATCATGCTGCCCGTTTTAAGTCTGGAACAACTTCTTTCATCACGCCATAGATCTCTGCAGGCGTTTTTCCACCGTGTGTACTGTGTGGTCGTTCATGGTTGTAAAACTCAAAATATTCCTTTAATGAGCTCTTTAGCTCATCAATACTTTGGTAATCCTTGAGGTAAATTTCCTCATATTTTACACTTCGCCAGAGTCGTTCAATCATAATGTTATCCATTGCTCTGCCTTTGCCGTCCATGCTGATTTTTATATCATTGGCCTTTAGAACACCTGTAAATGCTCTGCTAGTATATTGAGCACCTTGATCCGTATTGAAGATTTCTGGCTTTCCATATCGTCGCAGTGCTGTTTCCAGACTACTGATACAAAAGCTTTCTTCCATGCTGGTTGACACTTCCCAGGACAGCACAAAACGGCTACTCCAGTCCATAACAGCACTTAGGTAGACAAATCCATGTGGCATCCGTAAATACGTGATATCTGTGCACCAAACCTGGTTATTCCTATTAATATCAATTCCTTTGAGCAAATATGGATAGAGGTTATTTACTTTGCAAGGCTTGCTGGTATTGGGTTTTGGTGCCACTGAAACCAATCCCATGATCCGCATAAGCCGTTGAACTTTTTACGATTAATTTTATAACATTTCAATCTTAATGCATTACGAATTTGACGACTGCCATAGAATGGATGTTTTATGTACAACTCATCAATCAAATTCATTAATGTTAAATCTTTATTTTGCAGAGGCTTTTTAGGTTGATAGTAATAGCTTGAACGGTTCAGGCCGATAAGCTCACATTGTTTTTTGATGCTCAACTGAGGGTGCTCTTTTCTATGCAACACCGCTTTTCTGCTCTACTCAGTTGAACATCTTCAACTTTTTTTGACAGCCAGTCAGCCTCTACTTTTAGTTGACCTATTTGGCTGTACAGGTGTTCTTTTCCTTTTCATGTTCAGCATCTTTATTCTCTAATTTTTTTGAAAAAGTATCGGCTGCACCATCAAGCATCTGCTTTTTCCAGCTATTGACCTGGGTGGTGTGCACTTCAAATTCTGACGCAATTTCTGCGACTGTTTTTTGACCTTTCAAAGCCTCAATGGCTACTTTTGCTTTAAATTTGTTGTTGAATGTTTTTCTTTTTGTGCTCATTTTTTTGTTCCCCGTTAGGTTAGCTCTTATATCTTAACCTATTGTCCAGTTTTCGGGGTCCACTATAGCAATCAACCTGCTTTGCACTTCAAATGTAGGATGTGGTGAGGAACGAACCGCATCAAAGGCTTTAAACAAACGTTTTTGATGCGGTTCGCTGTACTCCCCACATCCTACAAGTGTAATGATAAATGGGCTGTTTTATCTGCTCCAAAAAAGATAATGCTTGGCCAAGCTGTAAAGTCAAACAGTCTTGAATTCAGGCGCTACTTCTTGCTTCATTGATATAGAAATAACTTTTTTTTCTTAATAAAATTATTTCCAACATTAAAAAATTTTAATGTTGGTGTAAGGCTACTGAAACATTGCTAGGCGTATAGTAATTCCCAAAGCTTTAGAGATTCACTGACATGATTTCTTGGTTGAGTTAATAAACTCCTTATAAATTAACTTTTGTAAGGAGTTATTGATCCCTAATACAAAAAAAATGATTAAGATAAGCCTTTTGTCAGATGTTCTGACTTAATTCTGCCACGCCTAATTTTATTGCTTCCTGAATTCAGCCTTGCTGTCCTAAATTGAATTTGATAATAACACGGTGATAAACGTTCTGTTTTTCTTTTGAAAATGCTTTTCTCCAAAATGTAATTTTATCCAAAACGAGACTTGAATCTAAAAAATAATTTGAATCACACCTAAAAGGTATACGCATGAAGGCTATTATTCCAAGTAACAGGATGCCCCGTTGTGAATTATTGTTTGTTCGCACCAGTATGGTCATTAGCGATAGTAAAAGATTACTGCTCTATCTATTATTGACCAGCCTACTCAGTGTCAATATAGCGATTGCAAGTCCTAAGGTTCTCAGCTTGGAAATGTCAGTATCACAGGCTATTCGTGACAACCCCAGTTTAGCAGAAATAACGGCTCGTTATGAAGCTCTCTCAGCCATTCCATCTCAGGTTGGCAGCTTGCCAGACCCGACACTTAGTTTTAATGCGCTTAACCTACCTACAGATACCTTTAATCTTGATCAGGAACCGATGACGCAATTGCAAGTTGGTTTAACCCAGGTGATCCCATTCCCCGGTAAACTTGCGCTGAATGAAGAAATCAGTCAATTTGAAGCAGATGCTGCCAAGGATAATATTGCTGAGGCACAATTACGTTTGGTTAGCCAAGTCAAAATAAGCTGGTGGAGTTTGTTTTATATGGATCGAGCGTTGGAAATTGTAAGTAATAATCAACGTCTATTACGTCAATTTGTAAAAATTGCTGAAACCAAATATGAAGTAGGCAATGGACTGCAACAAGATGTTTTATTGGCTCAACTCGAATTGTCAAAACTACTGGATCAAAAAATAAAGCTAGAAGGACGCAGACGCAGTCAGGCAGCCTTACTCAATAAACTATTAGATGACCCCGCAAATACCCCCATATTATTGCCTAAGAATGAGAGCCTTACGCAGAAGCTACCAGAAATAATCCCAGAAACAGCGCTTTATCAACAAGCCGAAAATAAACGCCCAATACTCATGCAATACTCTAAAGGTGTCCAGGCCGCTCAGTCTCGAGTTGCACGTGCCGAAAAAGATTATTATCCGGATTTTATGCTGGGTGGATTTTATGGTGCGCGTCAAGGCGATAACCCAGCCAATATCGGTGGCAGACGTAGTGATCTTGTCAGCATTAAACTTTCCATGAGCTTACCAATATTTACTGAACGTAAACAAGCAAAAGCGGTTGATCAACGTAATAGCGAACTGCTCAAACAACGTTATTCATTGCAGGACATGAACAATCATGTGCAAACACAAATCTCACAAGCAACTGCTGACTTTCAACAGGCAAAGCAACAGGTGGTGTTATTTAATACTGGCATTATTCCACAGGCGAGCCAGACGGTGGCATCAATGTTAGCAGGTTATCAAGTCAGTGAAGTTGATTTTCTTAATCTTGTTCGCAGTCAAATTACTTTGTTTAACTATGAAACACGCTATTGGAAAGCATTCACTGAGGCCAATCAGGCCTTGGCAAAATTAATCGCAGCGGTTGGAGAGGACAATATTTATGAATAAGCAAATAATTTTAACAGCATTAATCATGTCGGGCATTGGTGTTGGTGTTGGTTATTGGTTTGCGCCATCACAA
This genomic window from sulfur-oxidizing endosymbiont of Gigantopelta aegis contains:
- a CDS encoding DUF6524 family protein; its protein translation is MARHGFSLESFLVRLFFALILVFATYNPSGYSFFDWALTGLESGFEPLMAFAGIILIIGWVVYIRATISSLGLIGLILAFAFFGTLLWMVIDWEIVPADNIQTITYIILTLLSMVLAIGMSWSHIRRRMSGQVDVNGTEDDLH
- a CDS encoding bifunctional protein-serine/threonine kinase/phosphatase; translation: MTPKLEINIGSFSDKGVKADNDDCLSSLVPEGHALKNKGIVIAIADGMSSSEAGKEASHACVNGFITDYYSTPDSWTVQNSSQKIISALNNWLYSRGHTDYQSTKGMVTTLTIVILKSATAHIFHIGDSRVYRLRDGELEQLTRDHRVWVSDEKNYLNRAMGIDLHLDIDYRKVPLEKDDIFLLSTDGIHDFITTKKLREILTSSDNSSYDNDLLQQKCAEIAQLASDNQCDDNLSLQLLKITNLPLPEEEEMLQKAHELPFPPPLEKGMIFDGYKILKEIHASKRTHVYTALHVKTDSHVILKAPSINYEDDEHFIEQFLHEEWAGKRIKSPYVLEVISPKQKARALYYVTEYLEGVSLREWMKQNPLPSIELVLPIVEQIARGLRAFHRLEMLHQDLKPENIIISPEGKVKIIDFGSIKIAGINEMKKNSDEDVLLGTINYSAPEFYLGHSGGERSDLYSLAVITYELLNNKLPFGKDMPEKANYRQLSQLQYVDSIHANTMVPNWMDGAIKKALSLDIKMRHEDVFEFLHDLQHPNPHFLNNTAVPLIERNPLLVWRSISIASLLINLILVYFLVK
- a CDS encoding TolC family protein, which codes for MKAIIPSNRMPRCELLFVRTSMVISDSKRLLLYLLLTSLLSVNIAIASPKVLSLEMSVSQAIRDNPSLAEITARYEALSAIPSQVGSLPDPTLSFNALNLPTDTFNLDQEPMTQLQVGLTQVIPFPGKLALNEEISQFEADAAKDNIAEAQLRLVSQVKISWWSLFYMDRALEIVSNNQRLLRQFVKIAETKYEVGNGLQQDVLLAQLELSKLLDQKIKLEGRRRSQAALLNKLLDDPANTPILLPKNESLTQKLPEIIPETALYQQAENKRPILMQYSKGVQAAQSRVARAEKDYYPDFMLGGFYGARQGDNPANIGGRRSDLVSIKLSMSLPIFTERKQAKAVDQRNSELLKQRYSLQDMNNHVQTQISQATADFQQAKQQVVLFNTGIIPQASQTVASMLAGYQVSEVDFLNLVRSQITLFNYETRYWKAFTEANQALAKLIAAVGEDNIYE